GATTGACGCGGCCGTAACCGCCGGCTGCGACGCGGTGAAGTTTCAGAAGCGCACCCCCGAGCTGTGCGTCCCCAAAGACCAGTGGGAGAAAATGCGCGATACCCCCTGGGGCCGCATGAGCTACATCGACTACAAGCGCAAAACCGAGTTTGGCCAGCAGGAATACACGGCCATCGACGATTACTGCAAGGCGCGCGGCATCGACTGGTTTGCCTCGTGCTGGGATGAGCCGTCGGTCGATTTTATGGAGCAGTTTCAGCCGGTGCTCTACAAAATGGCCTCCGCTTCGCTCACCGACAAGCCCCTGCTCGACCGCGTGCGCGCCACCGGCCGCCCGCTAATGCTGAGCACCGGCATGAGTACCCAGCAGGAAATCACCGACGCCGTGGCCTACGTGGGGCTTGATAACCTGATGATTGCCCACTCTACCTCGGCTTACCCCTGCCCGCCCCAGGAGCTGAACCTGCGCATGGTGCAGACCCTGATGGCGCAGTTTCCGGGCACGCCCATCGGCTACTCGGGCCACGAAACCGGCCTCAGCACCACCGTAACGGCCGTGGCGCTGGGTGCCACCTTCGTCGAGCGCCACTTCACCCTCGACCGCGCCATGTGGGGTTCCGACCACGCGGCCAGCGTAGAGCCCGGCGGCATGGCCAAGCTCGTGCGCGACATCCGCGACACCGAAGCCGGCCTCGGCGACGGCGTGAAAGTGGTGTACGAAAGCGAGAAAGAGCCCCTGCGTCGCCTGCGCCGCGAGGTGTCGGCCGCGTAGAGTGCTTTAATCCTGAGGTTAAAAAGAACGTCATGCTGAGCCTGCCGCAGCATCTCTACCTCGCCGTTAGAATTACTACTCTATACGGCGCGAGCGAGATGCTTCGGCAAGCTCAGCATGACGTTCTTATTTAGAGCGTTCTTATTTTTACAGCAAAGCCTATTCCCTGGCCGCCAGGCGAACATTCCAGTGCGCCCGGCAGTTAGGCCCATAGTTATCACGTAGTTTAGTTGCTATGTTAGCGTCGATAAGCGAGTTTTATCACAGCCTCAACGCCGTAGGGCGCACTACCTTCATTACCACGCCCATTCTGCTGCTGGCGGTGGCGGTTCTGCTGGTGCTGGAGCGCAAAATCCCGTATCGCAAGGGTCTGCCGTTTTTCCGCGAGGGCT
The sequence above is drawn from the Hymenobacter baengnokdamensis genome and encodes:
- a CDS encoding N-acetylneuraminate synthase family protein → MSIVQIKKNRAIGPGQPCYIIAEIGINHNGSLDIAKQLIDAAVTAGCDAVKFQKRTPELCVPKDQWEKMRDTPWGRMSYIDYKRKTEFGQQEYTAIDDYCKARGIDWFASCWDEPSVDFMEQFQPVLYKMASASLTDKPLLDRVRATGRPLMLSTGMSTQQEITDAVAYVGLDNLMIAHSTSAYPCPPQELNLRMVQTLMAQFPGTPIGYSGHETGLSTTVTAVALGATFVERHFTLDRAMWGSDHAASVEPGGMAKLVRDIRDTEAGLGDGVKVVYESEKEPLRRLRREVSAA